From Bombina bombina isolate aBomBom1 chromosome 1, aBomBom1.pri, whole genome shotgun sequence:
ttggcaataccgcaaatccacttacgtaaattgcatatcctattttttcaatgggacttgcatagcgccggtattacgagtctgacaaaaagtgagcggtagaccctctcctgtcaaaactggtaccgcatattaaagtcagtagttaagagttttatactacaacgccgtagcataaaactcttaactaaagtgctaaaaagtacactaacacccataaactacctattgacccctaaaccgaggccctcccgcatcgcaaacactttaacccctaatctgccaaactggacatcgccgccactataataaatatattaacccctaaaccgccgcactcccgcctcgcaaacattagttaaatattattaacccctaatctgccatccctatcatcgccgacacctacctacatttattaacccctaatctgctgcccccaacgtcgtcgccactatactaaagttattaacccctaaatctaagtctaaccctaaccccaaaccccccccccaacttaaatataattaaaagaaatctaaataaaaattactatcattacctaaataattcctatttaaaactaaatacttacctataaaataaaccctaagctagctacaactaatagttgtattttacaggcaagtttgtatttattttaactaggtagaatagttactaaatagttattaactatttaatgacaaAGGAAGTTGGGGAGTACCCAGTCTGTTTGTCTGCTTATTTGTGAACAATTTGTAAACCATTCTTTAAGTATTAAGCAATATATATTCCACTGAAACATTTCacaaaggaacatttatttaagcacatttttattttaattaatatggTTTGTTTAACTGCCCTGCTGTGGCCCCTGATGTAATGGCTGAATATGTGTAGTACAGAAGATGGAAACCACTGGATGCAGTGCTCTTAAAACAGCATGATTATCGTTATGTAGGTAAGAATATCAGTTAACCACAGAATGAGAGAAATGGCAGAACACACGTTTCTTGCAAGGTTAATTTCTGCAGAATCTGACTGGTGAAAAAAGGGGATAAACAGaatgtttttgtattatttaaatgCATGTTGGGAAATATGACCACTAATGAAAcatgaaaataattttaaatgaaCCTCAGTCATTTGAACTCTCTGCAGTACATCCGTGGTTCCTTTCCGTGGTTGTTTTGGAGACACTGCTGAGGATGATACCTGCGAGAGTAATACAGAATAATTTAGCAGCTTTAGCAGTGTCTAGGGTTAATATCCTTGTCTTCCCCGTGCTGGTCTCTAGAGTTACTAATGTGGGGACAATTACTGTTGTCACTCCTGAGGGTGACCGATAACTGCCTGCTCCAGCCTCTCAGTCCTTTGCAGATATCCTTCCGCACGTTTTCACTgactaatacatatataaatggATCTGCGATGCTGTTCATGGTGGCCAGACAAAGAAATGCTGCGTACAGCGTATACACGTCTTCTTCAAAACCGCAGGTGTTTGTGGGATTCAAAGAGAAATTGATGGCTCTTATTAGCAGCACAATGTGATAGGGCGCGAAACAAATCATAAAGATGGTTATGATTGCTATTGCCAAGTACTTTACTTTGGCTTTCTGGTGTCCGGTAAAGCTGTTGCTTGTTTCAATCCTTCTGTTTATGTTGTAGTTGGTGTAAATTAGAATAAACAAAGGAAGAAGAAAACCAATTATAAATCTGGCATAATAAAACTGAGCCGTTATTGACGGCATTGGTAAAGATTCAAAACAAGTGGTTTGTTCCTCAGTTTGTACTCCATCATTTAACATGAAAACGGTAGAATGGATGAGCCCCACGACAATAAACAGAACTAGAGAGACAGAAATGGCGATCCGTTGTCGTCTCACACCTCTTGATTCCAGTGAATACTCCACAGCCAAAAATCGGTCCACAGAGATGCAGCACAAAAGAAGGATGCTCATGTATATGTTGTTGAAAAAGATATACCCCGTTATCTTGCAACTTAGAGGTCCCCAAATCCATCTGTGGCCGTTCCTGACATACAAAATCCAGAGGGGCAGCGTGCCAATGTATAAAATCTCACTGAAGGACAGGCTGAACAGGTACACTGCGAGCACATTCTTCCGGTATATCTGTAATAACGTAAGCCACAAGGTTAAAATGTTTGCCGGCAATCCCAGCACAAAGACGAAGCTATACATGGCAAGAACAGGCTGCTCACTGTCGTTGTACGGGGGAtgacattttgaaatgttgatcaTGTTGGTTTCCAAGTATTGGCTGCTTCTGTAACTCAAAAGAAATAGACAAATAAGTGTTTTTTAGTAGTTTGTGGGGCACAATTACCAAACTAAACTTACATGGGTGGTAAATAGCATAATATCTATAAATCAGAGGATCCAAGTTTTTAAAGGGGTCAAATCACATGAGAattattttgttcttttaaaatattcaatatatatattattatttattttttttttaattctgttttttgtttttgtttcgttttttaaatatatttattgttttatacattcAACATAAAAGGGTCACTGTAATAATTCAACATCAAAGAATACACGTGCATTTATGAGTACATAGAGAATATTAATACGTACTGACTACATAGACCCTGACAAGTCATCATGAAGACAcgctttaaaaaatggaaagaaaaaaaaaagaggggaagaaaaaaaatatatatattaatttttaataatataatcataatatataatatataatatatatatatatatatatatatatatacacacacacacacacacacacacacacacacacacacacatatatatatatatatatacacacacacacatatatatacacacacacacacacacacatatatatatatatatatatatatacacacacacacatatatatatatatacacacacacacacacacacatatatatatatatatatatatatatatatatatatatacgtacacacacacacacatatatatatatatatatacgtacacacacatatatatatatatatacacgtacacacacacacacacacatatatatatacacacacacacacacacatatatatacacatacacacacacacacacacatatatatatatatatatatatatatatatatacacacacacacatatatatatatatacacacacacacacatatatatatatatatacacacacacacacacatatatatatatacacacacacacacacacacatatatatatatatatacacacacacacacacatatatatatatatatacacacacacatatacctgtacATGCTTTGGtcaaaatattttactataaaactcCTTGTTACCGTCTTCTATTAGCGCCCCACAGTTGCAAACAGGCATATGACTGAGGGCTGTGTATCATATGCAACTACACAAACTGTTCCACATCCCAGTGAGTTAAAAAGATCCTGCAACCGGAGCACAGCACTGTACCTCCCACAGCTTGCTGCTCTGTCTAATCAGTCCTTACATTGTGCCCCCAAATGCCAGTAACACCCAGGCACTCACAGACACACCGTACAGCACTGTACCTCCCACAGCTTGTTGCTCTGTCTAATCAGTCCTTATATTGTGCCCCTAATGCCAGTAACATCCAGGCACTCACGGACTTACTGTACAGCACTGTACCTCCCACAGCTTGCTGCTATCTCTCATCAGTCCTTACTTTGTGCCCCGAAATGCCAGTAACACCCAGGCACTCACAGACTTACTGTACAGCACTGTACCTCCCACAGCTTGCTGCTCTGTCTAATCAGTCCTTACATTGTGCGCCAAATGCCAGTAACACCCAGGCACTCACAGACACACTGTAGAGCACTGTACCTCCCACAGCTTGCTGCTCTGTCTAATTAGTTATTACATTGTGCCCCCAAATGCCAGTAACACCCAGGCACTCACAGACTTACTGTACAGCACTGTACCTCCCACAGCTTGCTGCTCTGTCTAATCAGTCCTTACATTGTGCCCCGAAATGCCAGTAACACCCAGGCACTCACAGACTTACTGTACAGCACTGTAGCTCCCACAGCTTGCTGCTCTGTCTAATCAGTCCTTACATTGTGCCCCCAAATGCCAGTAACACCCAGGCACTCACAGACTTACTGTACAGCACTGTACCTCCCACAGCTTGCTGCTCTGTCTAATCAGTCCTTACATTGTGCCCCCAAATGCCAGTAACACCCAGGCACTCACAGACACACTGTACAGCACTGTACCTCCCACAGCTTGCTGCTCTGTCTCATCAGTCCTTACATTGTGCCCCCAAATGCCAGTAACACCCAGGCACTCACAGACACACTGTACAGCACTGTACCTCCCACAGCTTGCTGCTCTGTCTCATCAGTCCTTACATTGTGCCCCCAAATGCCAGTAACACCCAGGCACTCACAGACTTATTGTACAGCACTGTACCTCCCACAGCTTGCTGCTCTGTCTAATCAGTCCTTACATTGTGCCCCCAAATGCCAGTAACACCcagacactcacagacacactgtaCAGCACTGTACCTCCCACAGCTTGCTGCTCTGTCTAATCAGTTATTACATTGTGCCCCAAATGCCAGTAACACCCAGACACTCACAGGCACACTGTACAGCACTGTACCTCCCACAGCTTGCTGCTCTGTCTAATCAGTTATTACATTGTGCCCCAAATGCCAGTAACACCCAGGCACTCACAGACACACTGTACAGCACTGTATATTATCTCCTATATATAAGCAATGGCCCCTTCTCAAGCCAAGAGTCTTGTACAATGTGACCTCTTATTTACAATATGCTACTTACGCTTCAAGGgggttatttatcaaagcctcaaccacaaatacgccggaattACACAGCGTAATTGTTGCCAGATTGATCCgatctagttatcaaagcctacagactggcaaatgttgaaatttgtgacgtaacatacgatcctccggccattacagatgttccgaatatacATTTGGCTCtgtttgacaccttttcccagttatcaaacttttaacagatacactcgcggctattccggccaagcgtacctggttttcaatccaccaccctggaggccgcgtatgccatagaaataaatgggagtctgaaagcagcaaaagcttatgttcgatgctgccagatatcccattgatttacatggttgaaaacaagttacgtttacacataacaccctaatataaaccccaagtctaaacacccctaatttgccgcccccgacatcgccggcacctaaataaaagttattatcccctattccgccgctccccgacaccaccgcggTGGTGGGAGCAGtgggagcgtcgggataggggttaataactttatttatgttgctgcGGTGTCGGGgagtagcgggataggggttaaacactttagtatagtagcggcgtttagtgacaggttatacataaagttgggaaaaagccaaatagacgcgagatcgatgactgttagttaacaacagtctgatgctcatcgccccgtacttggtgcgcgtctttttgccggcttttttttataaataaggagagcgtattgagatacgcggccgcgaggttaggcgagcgtattggtgccggtgcatgcaacaaagttgaggctttgataaatatccccccaagtgttattagtatcatttatttgtatagcgctgcaaaattccgtagcactgggtacagagatagcGGTAAACAAGGACacagatttgtgataagatacaaataaAGAACAGAACAAGTTACACAAGGAAGAGGACCCTGCTCCTAAGAGCTTACAGTACACTTGGTTTACCAAAGCTTCTTACCCTGtttctatatatacagggagtgcagaattattaggcaaatgagtattttgaccacatcatcctctttatgcatgttgtcttactccaagctgtataggctcgaaagcctactaccaattaagcatattaggtgatgtgcatctctgtaatgagaaggggtgtggtctaatgacatcaacaccctatatcaggtgtgcataattattaggcaacttcctttcctttggcaaaatgggtcaaaagaagcacttgacaggctcagaaaagtcaaaaatagtgagatatcttgcagagggatgcagcactcttaaaattgcaaagcttctgaagcgtgatcatcgaacaatcaagcgtttcattcaaaatagtcaacagggtcgcaagaagcgtgtggaaaaaccaaggcgcaaaataactgcccatgaactgagaaaagtcaagcgtgcagctgccaagatgccacttgccaccagtttggccatatttcagagctgcaacatcactggagtgcccaaaagcacaaggtgtgcaatactcagagacatggccaaggtaagaaaggctgaaagacgaccaccactgaacaagacacacaagctgaaacgtcaagactgggccaagaaatatctcaagactgatttttctaaggttttatggactgatgaaatgagagtgagtcttgatgggccagatggatgggcccgtggcttgattggtaaagggcagagagctccagtccgactcagacgccagcaaggtggaggtggagtactggtttgggctggtatcatcaaagatgagcttgtggggccttttcgggttgaggatggagtcaagctcaactcccagtcctactgccagtttctggaagacaccttcttcaagcagtggtacaggaagaagtctgcatccttcaagaaaaacatgattttcatgcaggacaatgctccatcacacgcgtccaagtactccacagcgtggctggcaagaaagggtataaaagaagaaaatctaatgacatggcctccttgttcacctgatctgaaccccattgagaacctgtggtcaatcatcaaatgtgagatttacaaggagggaaaacagtacacctctctgaacagtgtctgggaggctgtggttgctgctgcacgcaatgttgatggtgaac
This genomic window contains:
- the GPR132 gene encoding probable G-protein coupled receptor 132 isoform X4, which codes for MPNVPSKIRKEKTRNDTTSWHSACVKCVRSSQYLETNMINISKCHPPYNDSEQPVLAMYSFVFVLGLPANILTLWLTLLQIYRKNVLAVYLFSLSFSEILYIGTLPLWILYVRNGHRWIWGPLSCKITGYIFFNNIYMSILLLCCISVDRFLAVEYSLESRGVRRQRIAISVSLVLFIVVGLIHSTVFMLNDGVQTEEQTTCFESLPMPSITAQFYYARFIIGFLLPLFILIYTNYNINRRIETSNSFTGHQKAKVKYLAIAIITIFMICFAPYHIVLLIRAINFSLNPTNTCGFEEDVYTLYAAFLCLATMNSIADPFIYVLVSENVRKDICKGLRGWSRQLSVTLRSDNSNCPHISNSRDQHGEDKDINPRHC
- the GPR132 gene encoding probable G-protein coupled receptor 132 isoform X5, producing MRQRVFMMTCQGLCSQSSQYLETNMINISKCHPPYNDSEQPVLAMYSFVFVLGLPANILTLWLTLLQIYRKNVLAVYLFSLSFSEILYIGTLPLWILYVRNGHRWIWGPLSCKITGYIFFNNIYMSILLLCCISVDRFLAVEYSLESRGVRRQRIAISVSLVLFIVVGLIHSTVFMLNDGVQTEEQTTCFESLPMPSITAQFYYARFIIGFLLPLFILIYTNYNINRRIETSNSFTGHQKAKVKYLAIAIITIFMICFAPYHIVLLIRAINFSLNPTNTCGFEEDVYTLYAAFLCLATMNSIADPFIYVLVSENVRKDICKGLRGWSRQLSVTLRSDNSNCPHISNSRDQHGEDKDINPRHC
- the GPR132 gene encoding probable G-protein coupled receptor 132 isoform X1, with translation MIIAVGAEHNTGHTNLSLSTCGQGRWMFVTSRAGRVFMMTCQGLCSHYRSSQYLETNMINISKCHPPYNDSEQPVLAMYSFVFVLGLPANILTLWLTLLQIYRKNVLAVYLFSLSFSEILYIGTLPLWILYVRNGHRWIWGPLSCKITGYIFFNNIYMSILLLCCISVDRFLAVEYSLESRGVRRQRIAISVSLVLFIVVGLIHSTVFMLNDGVQTEEQTTCFESLPMPSITAQFYYARFIIGFLLPLFILIYTNYNINRRIETSNSFTGHQKAKVKYLAIAIITIFMICFAPYHIVLLIRAINFSLNPTNTCGFEEDVYTLYAAFLCLATMNSIADPFIYVLVSENVRKDICKGLRGWSRQLSVTLRSDNSNCPHISNSRDQHGEDKDINPRHC
- the GPR132 gene encoding probable G-protein coupled receptor 132 isoform X6 → MINISKCHPPYNDSEQPVLAMYSFVFVLGLPANILTLWLTLLQIYRKNVLAVYLFSLSFSEILYIGTLPLWILYVRNGHRWIWGPLSCKITGYIFFNNIYMSILLLCCISVDRFLAVEYSLESRGVRRQRIAISVSLVLFIVVGLIHSTVFMLNDGVQTEEQTTCFESLPMPSITAQFYYARFIIGFLLPLFILIYTNYNINRRIETSNSFTGHQKAKVKYLAIAIITIFMICFAPYHIVLLIRAINFSLNPTNTCGFEEDVYTLYAAFLCLATMNSIADPFIYVLVSENVRKDICKGLRGWSRQLSVTLRSDNSNCPHISNSRDQHGEDKDINPRHC
- the GPR132 gene encoding probable G-protein coupled receptor 132 isoform X2; translation: MIIAVGAEHNTGHTNLSLSTCGQGRWMFVTSRAGRVFMMTCQGLCSQSSQYLETNMINISKCHPPYNDSEQPVLAMYSFVFVLGLPANILTLWLTLLQIYRKNVLAVYLFSLSFSEILYIGTLPLWILYVRNGHRWIWGPLSCKITGYIFFNNIYMSILLLCCISVDRFLAVEYSLESRGVRRQRIAISVSLVLFIVVGLIHSTVFMLNDGVQTEEQTTCFESLPMPSITAQFYYARFIIGFLLPLFILIYTNYNINRRIETSNSFTGHQKAKVKYLAIAIITIFMICFAPYHIVLLIRAINFSLNPTNTCGFEEDVYTLYAAFLCLATMNSIADPFIYVLVSENVRKDICKGLRGWSRQLSVTLRSDNSNCPHISNSRDQHGEDKDINPRHC
- the GPR132 gene encoding probable G-protein coupled receptor 132 isoform X3, which encodes MRPSSTLRLRKEKTRNDTTSWHSACVKCVRSSQYLETNMINISKCHPPYNDSEQPVLAMYSFVFVLGLPANILTLWLTLLQIYRKNVLAVYLFSLSFSEILYIGTLPLWILYVRNGHRWIWGPLSCKITGYIFFNNIYMSILLLCCISVDRFLAVEYSLESRGVRRQRIAISVSLVLFIVVGLIHSTVFMLNDGVQTEEQTTCFESLPMPSITAQFYYARFIIGFLLPLFILIYTNYNINRRIETSNSFTGHQKAKVKYLAIAIITIFMICFAPYHIVLLIRAINFSLNPTNTCGFEEDVYTLYAAFLCLATMNSIADPFIYVLVSENVRKDICKGLRGWSRQLSVTLRSDNSNCPHISNSRDQHGEDKDINPRHC